A genome region from endosymbiont of Acanthamoeba sp. UWC8 includes the following:
- the fliD gene encoding flagellar filament capping protein FliD encodes MGSMLSLGNFDTIGGKKVLTGGSLGLDVKEIIEGTVFPKKLEIEKIEDSLSITNKKSLVFKELSTYVKNLETSATSLKNAAGNNKDVFSKRNVSTTMGNGTAADNYISISAKNGAPIENFSIEVQKIAKAKMQQSWSFSSKTDGVTNDPSAPASGKFNAGIFQINGIDITLDVGDSLSTIQDKINAKSSATNVSAKIIQPDVGQYRLILESSLTGVENAYILNDPSNVLNNVFTQDPTNNPNLDVQAAQDAVMVYNGNITVTRPSNKITDFIDNITFTLSEETKAGDIINASISPDTKAAHDAITQFVENYNVLTIFIQQQDFIAAQKPDKDETNDEKTTRLANLKKDSLVKTIKSNVKNIITQAVEGLPDHNTLASIGITFAKKEAAVFQENNYTGVLVIDDNKLNSALSDNMEDVKKLFGLNFTSDSANLSMGAKRGTNINADSFKFDIDVNRADLNDRVRVTYTSPTDSSPVTINASLTLKNPDDVTQGYNIQGIAGTILENFDFSYTGNGVEIINSSITQGFGDKISNYISELNKEEAFTKAQKTLTDSVEKYKKEIEKKNEAMDKEREFLLNKYGKLEALFRELNSTLEFLEAQQQYSTK; translated from the coding sequence CCGAAAAAACTTGAGATTGAAAAAATTGAGGATTCATTATCAATAACTAATAAAAAATCTTTAGTGTTTAAAGAGCTATCCACATATGTAAAAAACCTGGAAACTTCCGCAACTTCATTAAAAAATGCAGCGGGTAACAATAAGGATGTTTTTTCTAAGAGAAACGTCTCCACAACAATGGGCAACGGTACCGCAGCGGATAACTATATTTCAATCAGCGCAAAAAACGGAGCGCCAATCGAAAATTTTAGTATTGAAGTTCAAAAAATCGCAAAAGCAAAAATGCAGCAAAGCTGGTCATTTTCATCAAAGACTGACGGAGTTACCAACGATCCTTCCGCTCCCGCAAGCGGAAAGTTTAATGCAGGCATATTCCAAATTAACGGAATTGATATAACTTTGGATGTGGGTGATTCACTAAGCACAATCCAAGATAAAATTAATGCCAAAAGCTCGGCAACTAATGTTTCAGCTAAAATAATTCAGCCGGATGTAGGGCAATACCGGCTTATACTTGAATCAAGCTTAACGGGAGTGGAAAATGCATATATCCTGAATGACCCGAGCAATGTTTTAAACAACGTCTTTACGCAAGATCCGACTAATAACCCTAACTTAGATGTACAAGCCGCTCAAGATGCAGTCATGGTTTATAACGGAAATATTACTGTAACCAGGCCTTCAAATAAAATTACCGATTTTATCGACAATATAACTTTTACATTGTCGGAAGAGACTAAAGCAGGGGATATTATTAATGCTAGCATTAGCCCTGATACTAAGGCAGCTCATGATGCAATCACTCAATTTGTAGAAAATTATAATGTACTTACAATCTTTATTCAACAACAGGATTTTATTGCTGCACAAAAGCCGGATAAAGATGAAACCAATGATGAAAAAACTACCAGACTTGCAAATTTAAAAAAAGATTCTTTAGTTAAAACTATTAAATCCAATGTTAAAAATATTATTACCCAAGCAGTGGAGGGGCTTCCCGATCATAACACTCTTGCAAGTATAGGAATAACATTCGCTAAAAAAGAAGCCGCCGTTTTTCAGGAAAATAACTATACAGGTGTTTTAGTAATAGATGATAACAAGCTTAATTCTGCACTTTCAGACAATATGGAAGATGTGAAGAAATTATTCGGATTAAATTTTACTTCCGACTCGGCTAATCTATCTATGGGTGCGAAAAGGGGGACTAATATTAATGCCGATTCATTTAAGTTTGATATAGATGTTAATAGAGCTGATTTGAACGATAGAGTGCGAGTTACTTATACTTCACCGACCGATTCATCACCTGTTACAATTAATGCTTCCCTAACTTTGAAAAATCCTGACGATGTCACACAAGGATATAATATACAAGGAATTGCAGGAACAATTCTAGAAAACTTTGATTTTTCCTATACGGGTAACGGTGTAGAGATAATCAATAGTTCCATAACTCAAGGGTTCGGCGATAAAATCAGTAATTACATAAGCGAGCTTAATAAAGAAGAAGCTTTTACCAAAGCTCAAAAAACATTAACCGACTCAGTAGAAAAGTATAAAAAAGAAATTGAAAAAAAGAATGAAGCTATGGATAAAGAAAGAGAATTTTTACTGAATAAATACGGTAAGCTCGAAGCTTTATTCAGGGAGTTGAATTCTACGTTAGAATTTTTAGAAGCACAGCAGCAATATTCGACTAAATAA
- the folK gene encoding 2-amino-4-hydroxy-6-hydroxymethyldihydropteridine diphosphokinase: protein MKYLFSLGSNLLDRIFYLSQAVSKLTFLKEYKISSIYETKALLLEGYNPEWDKDFLNLCLSGFSDLDPFHMLGVCKQIEVDLGRDLATPRWSPRVIDIDILLAGDYIINNNKINIPHQGMLEREFVLVPACEIEANLIHPITNKPLHYALKKLHLNQISKVKKTKLELING from the coding sequence ATGAAATATCTTTTTAGCTTAGGTTCAAACCTTCTTGATAGAATTTTTTATCTGTCGCAAGCAGTAAGTAAACTTACATTTTTAAAAGAATACAAAATTTCCTCGATTTATGAGACTAAAGCCCTGTTACTTGAGGGCTATAATCCTGAATGGGATAAAGATTTTTTGAACTTATGCCTAAGTGGGTTTTCTGATTTGGATCCTTTTCATATGCTTGGAGTATGTAAACAAATTGAGGTGGATTTAGGAAGAGACTTAGCCACACCCAGGTGGTCTCCAAGGGTGATTGATATTGATATCTTACTTGCTGGTGACTATATAATAAATAATAATAAAATTAATATCCCGCATCAGGGTATGTTGGAGAGAGAATTCGTTTTAGTTCCTGCGTGCGAAATTGAAGCAAATCTAATTCACCCTATTACAAATAAGCCTTTACACTATGCTTTAAAAAAGCTACATCTTAACCAAATATCGAAGGTCAAAAAAACTAAATTAGAATTAATAAATGGCTAA
- the folP gene encoding dihydropteroate synthase: MAKLVGILNVTLNSFSDGGKYAVPQDAINRLCTLFEEGADIVDIGAASTTYGAELVTHQDEWKILEPILKCLDKKPISVDTYNYQTAEKAISYGAEIINDVSFGLNDSMLKLVAESKVKYILMYSLVVPANKNVRVNNINEIEYGFEKKVEACLKYGIALDQLIIDPGIGFSTNPRQSFEVLKNLERFRKFGTEILIGHSRKSFLELISEYPPQERDLETLTASLYLRTQADYLRIHNVNWHRRAFKVAEALNF, from the coding sequence ATGGCTAAGCTAGTTGGAATCCTGAACGTTACTTTAAATTCTTTCTCGGATGGCGGGAAATACGCTGTACCACAGGACGCTATAAACCGTCTTTGCACACTTTTTGAGGAAGGTGCGGATATTGTTGATATCGGAGCAGCTTCAACTACATATGGTGCAGAGCTCGTTACCCATCAGGATGAATGGAAAATACTCGAGCCGATTTTAAAATGCCTGGATAAAAAACCGATAAGTGTTGATACATATAACTATCAAACGGCCGAGAAGGCAATATCATATGGTGCCGAGATAATTAACGATGTATCTTTCGGTTTAAATGATAGTATGCTGAAGCTGGTTGCTGAAAGTAAGGTAAAATATATATTAATGTATAGTTTAGTTGTACCTGCAAATAAAAATGTCAGAGTAAATAATATAAATGAAATTGAATATGGTTTTGAAAAGAAAGTTGAAGCATGTTTAAAATACGGCATTGCGTTAGATCAGCTGATTATAGATCCGGGAATCGGCTTCAGTACTAACCCCAGACAATCTTTTGAAGTACTAAAAAATTTAGAAAGGTTTAGGAAATTCGGTACCGAGATCCTAATCGGGCATTCCCGTAAATCTTTTTTAGAGCTTATTTCGGAGTATCCTCCCCAAGAAAGGGATTTGGAAACTTTAACCGCCTCACTTTACCTAAGAACTCAAGCGGATTATCTAAGAATTCATAATGTAAATTGGCATAGAAGAGCCTTTAAAGTGGCGGAAGCATTAAATTTTTAA